GGACTCCCTGCCCACCGAAAAGAATTTTACCGTTTGCGTCAAAAAAGTGATGGAAGCCACCACGGATCCCGACTACTTGGAAGAGGTTCTCGCCTTTACCGACATGACCACCCTGAAGGATCGACTGAAGGACAAGAACACCATCACCCACGAATTTTTGGGAAAACATTTCGGATGGTGCCGCGCACGTTTCATCGCCGTGAAAGATAGCGAAGAAGAAGTTCTGCACCGCGTCATCTATGTGGTTGAAAATATCGACGAACAGAAGAACCGCGAAGCACACTTGACTTCCATGGCAGAAACCGACGCCATGACGGGATTGTTCAACCGCCAGGCCGGATCCACCAAGATCAAGGAAAAATTGTTCAACAAGGTGGATGGTATGTTCTGCCTTTTCGACATCGACAAGTTCAAGCAGGTGAATGATACGCTGGGGCATCAGGCTGGCGACGAGGTGATTATCGCTACCGCAAAGGCACTGCGCAAGGCTTTCCGCGACAACGACATCCTGATGCGCTTGGGCGGTGACGAATTTGTGCTTTTCGCCAAGGATATCACTACCGAGGAACTGGGCGCAAGGGTTATCCAGAGATTCTTTAATACGCTGGAAAACACCCAGGTGAAGGGCCTTGAAGATTATCGCATTTCTGTAAGCCTAGGTGCAACTATCGCAAAGGGCGGCGAAGCAAACTTCGATGAGCTTTACAAGCAGGCGGACGCTTGCACTTACGAAAGCAAGAAAGTTCCCGGCAAGTCCTTCACGTTCTACCGCGGTTAAGCGAAAACAATCCCCAAAATTCTTCCCTATTTAAAACCAACATTTATTCGTGAGTGCTGGGAGAAAAGTCGCCCCCGAAATAAGGAAATCGCCCCGACTTTTTCGTGAAGGATACAAAAAGGAACCCACCGGCGGTGGTTCTTCATAGACGGGCAAAGCCCTATGTTACGGCACGCGCTAACACGCGTACGCAGTCTGCCCCCTGCGATGGTCCTTACCCGGCTACCCGTAAACGGGTTATTTCTTTCCGAATAGGCCTAACTGTTCTCCGTACTCGGCTTCGATATTTTTTCTGTAATTCAGGATATTTCTCATTGATCATCAAACTG
This genomic stretch from Fibrobacter sp. UWH6 harbors:
- a CDS encoding GGDEF domain-containing protein — translated: MNPQELRASQEAIDSRNRRTLNAFSLLSMAAFAAATAAALSADINGISQKATGYIAALVLSIVIFLANKLLVPRFPQLLHSLEFAFECALYAAGMFLTFVNSPEQLTITLFGMYLIVPQLFATRPFRVTVLTIVVALSFIALYYGTDIKPAAIRMQEIVNSTIFSCVGIFLGCCVKKALLERFVFEHRENLANSKERKMQLLQWKSMANIYISMAQVDMDTDEFTMMRTNQFIQDSLPTEKNFTVCVKKVMEATTDPDYLEEVLAFTDMTTLKDRLKDKNTITHEFLGKHFGWCRARFIAVKDSEEEVLHRVIYVVENIDEQKNREAHLTSMAETDAMTGLFNRQAGSTKIKEKLFNKVDGMFCLFDIDKFKQVNDTLGHQAGDEVIIATAKALRKAFRDNDILMRLGGDEFVLFAKDITTEELGARVIQRFFNTLENTQVKGLEDYRISVSLGATIAKGGEANFDELYKQADACTYESKKVPGKSFTFYRG